The Neovison vison isolate M4711 chromosome 5, ASM_NN_V1, whole genome shotgun sequence genome includes a region encoding these proteins:
- the KRTAP29-1 gene encoding keratin-associated protein 29-1: MGDSCCPGTTMAIPVVPTFMCSNGGGFRNGICLPSSCRSRTWQLVTCQEKFQPSSSTPSVCEPASCQPTCLPATSCVGFVCQPICSCTAGYESGTGQSSCLVSSCQPSCTESTSCQANCNEGSLDQQSSCQEPVFVSRSCQSACGQSVCCDTVSGQPSCSEVTSCIENSCPPTIRAANPCQPTCCQAGSCQPINDEDQLCKSTYYQPICYILKTCQLVPCMPVPCQPSTCVLSSCNPTCCVSSPCQPLHCQPMSSISFICQPVANCQLLCSANNPCKRVSCGTVLSSQPPCDGSTSCNQGGCKSPSCQPACCVTGLGKSSSGGCNCFQPTSPSLCKTNTCSPTS, translated from the coding sequence ATGGGGGACAGCTGTTGTCCCGGAACCACCATGGCCATTCCAGTTGTGCCCACTTTCATGTGCTCAAATGGTGGTGGCTTCCGAAATGGTATTTGCTTGCCTAGTTCCTGCCGGAGCAGAACGTGGCAACTGGTCACATGCCAAGAAAAATTTCAGCCATCCAGCAGTACCCCAAGTGTCTGTGAACCTGCTTCTTGCCAACCTACCTGCCTTCCAGCAACTTCTTGCGTTGGTTTTGTCTGCCAACCCATTTGCTCCTGCACAGCCGGCTATGAATCTGGAACTGGTCAGTCTTCTTGCCTGGTTAGCTCATGCCAACCCTCCTGCACGGAATCTACCAGTTGTCAGGCAAATTGCAATGAAGGCAGCCTTGACCAGCAAAGCTCCtgccaagaacctgtctttgtgTCCAGATCATGTCAGTCAGCTTGTGGCCAATCGGTCTGCTGTGACACTGTGTCCGGCCAGCCATCCTGCTCTGAGGTAACTTCCTGTATTGAAAATTCTTGCCCACCAACCATCCGTGCAGCTAATCCATGCCAGCCAACTTGCTGCCAGGCAGGTTCTTGTCAACCCATTAATGACGAAGATCAGCTCTGCAAATCAACTTATTACCAACCCATCTGCTACATTCTCAAGACTTGCCAGTTGGTTCCCTGCATGCCTGTTCCCTGCCAGCCATCAACTTGTGTGTTAAGTTCTTGCAATCCTACATGCTGTGTGTCCTCACCTTGCCAGCCACTTCACTGCCAACCAATGTCTTCTATATCCTTCATCTGTCAGCCAGTGGCTAACTGCCAGCTCCTGTGTTCTGCAAACAACCCTTGTAAACGAGTTTCCTGTGGCACTGTGCTTTCCAGCCAACCACCTTGTGATGGATCCACTTCTTGCAACCAAGGTGGCTGCAAATCTCCTTCCTGCCAACCAGCTTGCTGTGTGACAGGTTTAGGCAAATCATCCAGCGGTGGCTGCAATTGCTTTCAGCCAACTTCCCCAAGTCTCTGCAAAACCAACACCTGCTCGCCAACTTCCTGA
- the LOC122907323 gene encoding keratin-associated protein 16-1: MSGNCCSRKCPSVPGISLCSTEVSCGGPVCLPSSCRSQTWQLVTCEGSCGSSSCGPQCCQPSCSVSSCAQPVCCEATISTICEPACAVSSCAQPVCCEATICEPACAVSSCAQPVCCEATICEPACAVSSCAQPVCCEATICEPACAVSSCAQPVCCEATICEPSCSVSSCCQPVCSEAPSCQPVLCVPASCQSMICKPSCCQPVICEPSCCSAVCTAPSSCQPVVCEPTCCQPVCPTPSCCPSVCSVANSCQAVCCDPSPCEPSCSEPSNCQPAPCVALVCEPVCLRPICCVPSPCEPPCVSSTCQEPSCCISSICQSICSEPSPCSASICVPSPCQSNCYIVKRCRSTCPEPISCPSTSCQPLCCRPGSSASAICQPTCSRTFYIPSSCKPPCTPPVSYRPFCRPICSGPITYRQPYVTSFSYRPACYRPCYSILRRPAYVTSLSYRPISSRLPCADSCKRDCKKSTSSQPDCTDSTSCKAEVSNASPCQPSEAKPTSPTTSEAVATSPPAAKPADH; the protein is encoded by the exons ATGTCTGGAAACTGCTGTTCTAGGAAATGCCCGTCCGTGCCAGGCATCTCTCTCTGCTCCACTGAAGTGAGCTGTGGAGGGCCTGTCTGCTTGCCCAGTTCCTGCCGGAGCCAGACATGGCAACTGGTGACTTGTGAAGGTAGCTGCGGATCATCTAGCTGTGGCCCACAGTGCTGTCAGCCCTCTTGTTCTGTTAGCAGCTGTGCCCAACCTGTGTGTTGTGAAGCCACCATCT CCACCATCTGTGAGCCCGCCTGTGCTGTGAGCAGCTGTGCCCAACCTGTGTGTTGTGAAGCCACCATCTGTGAGCCCGCCTGTGCTGTGAGCAGCTGTGCCCAGCCTGTGTGTTGTGAAGCTACCATCTGTGAGCCCGCCTGTGCTGTGAGCAGCTGTGCCCAGCCTGTGTGTTGTGAAGCCACCATCTGTGAGCCCGCCTGTGCTGTGAGCAGCTGTGCCCAGCCTGTGTGCTGTGAAGCCACCATTTGTGAGCCTTCTTGCTCAGTGAGCAGTTGCTGCCAACCTGTGTGCTCTGAGGCCCCTTCCTGCCAGCCAGTTCTCTGTGTACCTGCTTCCTGCCAGTCCATGATATGCAAACCCAGCTGTTGCCAGCCAGTCATCTGTGAGCCCAGCTGCTGTTCAGCTGTCTGCACTGCGCCTAGCTCCTGCCAACCAGTGGTCTGTGAGCCCACTTGCTGTCAGCCAGTCTGCCCCACACCTAGCTGCTGTCCGTCTGTCTGCTCTGTGGCTAATAGCTGCCAGGCTGTCTGCTGTGACCCCAGTCCTTGTGAGCCATCTTGCTCAGAGCCCAGCAATTGCCAGCCAGCTCCCTGTGTGGCTCTGGTCTGTGAGCCCGTCTGTCTTCGCCCTATCTGCTGTGTTCCAAGCCCTTGTGAGCCACCTTGTGTCTCCAGCACTTGCCAAGAGCCCTCTTGTTGCATCTCCAGCATCTGCCAATCCATCTGCTCTGAACCCAGTCCTTGTTCAGCAAGTATCTGTGTACCCAGTCCATGTCAATCTAACTGCTACATAGTTAAGCGCTGCCGGTCCACCTGCCCTGAGCCTATTTCCTGCCCATCTACCTCCTGCCAACCTCTCTGCTGCCGCCCGGGCTCTTCTGCCTCTGCCATCTGCCAACCAACTTGCTCTCGGACTTTTTACATACCCAGCTCTTGCAAACCGCCTTGCACCCCTCCGGTTTCTTATCGCCCATTCTGTCGCCCAATCTGCTCTGGACCCATCACTTACAGGCAGCCGTATGTGACATCCTTCTCCTATCGCCCTGCCTGCTACCGTCCATGCTACTCCATCCTGCGCCGTCCGGCCTATGTCACTTCTCTCTCTTACCGTCCAATCTCCTCCCGTCTGCCTTGTGCTGACTCCTGTAAACGGGATTGCAAAAAATCTACTTCTAGCCAACCAGATTGCACTGACTCAACGTCCTGCAAGGCCGAAGTCTCAAATGCCAGTCCCTGCCAACCCAGTGAGGCCAAACCCACCAGCCCAACCACCAGTGAGGCTGTAGCCACCTCGCCACCTGCCGCCAAGCCTGCTGACCACTGA